Below is a window of Plasmodium brasilianum strain Bolivian I chromosome 14, whole genome shotgun sequence DNA.
CGAttacaagaaaaatattgaaaaggCACGCAACTTGACAAATTAATGAAGGAAGTTGATCCTTAATTCTCCTTTTTGTTTTGGCCTTTTTTGAgaaatatatcaataattAATTATGCACAATAGTGTGAATATAGCCCCTCTGTTTATGCATGTAGTTGATGTGACAAATAATAGTGCCAACTCTATAggtatatgttatatatgtgcatataatgCAAGTTGGAATTATGTTAATCAAAAAAGCTGCCGTTCTCTCATGCTATTCCAcatgttaaaatataaatacacacatatatatattgtaatcAAAAATGTACCCACTGAGTGATgcatatttagaaaaaacgTCCAACAATGAAATCATTCAAAGGATAATGGAGCTTCAAAATTTGTTGATAATTATTTCTGATAACATGgaattgttaaaaaataaaaataaattattggaTGAAGAGAATAAAAGTTTACAAAGACATATTAAAGATATAGTAAACCAAGTTAAAACGGAATTTACGCAAAATGCTCACAAGGATAATTCAGCTCATTCGGAATACACACCTGTCCATCTTCGAACGCAAAAAGGTGAAGACAAAAATTACGAAAGCTACAATGGTAAACATAACAACACTGAACAggatagtagtaataataatatagataatagtactactaataataatatgtatgacaatagtaataatatgcataataataatacgaataataataatatgaataataataataataatatggatgataataataataatatggatgatgataataataataatatggatgacaatagtaataatatggatgataataataataataataataataatatggacgataataataataataatatggatgaaaataataataatatggatgataataataataatatggataaaaacaaaaacagaACAAATAACAACAATAGAGGTACAAACCATAACATTAACGAGGTAAATAACAGAAACACCCCAGAGGGGATACTTAATAGTAAAAAGCATGTagaatatacaaataataccATATATTgtgaaaatacaaattacaataaaatacaaaatattaacaatattaaacgagaatatacaaataatgaGAATAATATAGAGAAAGAGTTAAATgttagtaacaataataaaaaaaggggtGGCGATAATCCCACTCTTTTAAAAGATCATAATTCATCCAgaagtaatatttataatttattaatggAAGGGGAAAAGTTTAACTCTTTTATTAACATGGCATCTAATGTTcttaattcttctttttttaatatatcaaaagagcttgaatataaaaaaagaaccgatttaaatattgtaaaGTCGCAGGACAAAACTGCAAGAAatgtatgtacaaataataatgaaataattaaaacaaataaaagcTCATACAATGAGGGaaacaataatttattagagaaaacatatacaaatagTTCAGACTATAGCAATGAAAGGCC
It encodes the following:
- a CDS encoding hypothetical protein (conserved Plasmodium protein); amino-acid sequence: MYPLSDAYLEKTSNNEIIQRIMELQNLLIIISDNMELLKNKNKLLDEENKSLQRHIKDIVNQVKTEFTQNAHKDNSAHSEYTPVHLRTQKGEDKNYESYNGKHNNTEQDSSNNNIDNSTTNNNMYDNSNNMHNNNTNNNNMNNNNNNMDDNNNNMDDDNNNNMDDNSNNMDDNNNNNNNNMDDNNNNNMDENNNNMDDNNNNMDKNKNRTNNNNRGTNHNINEVNNRNTPEGILNSKKHVEYTNNTIYCENTNYNKIQNINNIKREYTNNENNIEKELNVSNNNKKRGGDNPTLLKDHNSSRSNIYNLLMEGEKFNSFINMASNVLNSSFFNISKELEYKKRTDLNIVKSQDKTARNVCTNNNEIIKTNKSSYNEGNNNLLEKTYTNSSDYSNERPPNKMKSSCVEDVILLDEEETQGGEQKCEHEVAKEKGGIEKQTESVNEKGELPDKEELIDKKVLIERGNVIQKGKLTEKEEVNEKEKVTEEEEVIEKEKVTEEEEVIEKEKVTEEEEVIEKEKVTEEVLFKKDIVNEKEQLTEKTEVNKKEVIKKEVPEEIVNEKGTENVEAVTEKDIVIVKEEAIENDTQNQETSNAENNKVI